Proteins co-encoded in one Yamadazyma tenuis chromosome 1, complete sequence genomic window:
- a CDS encoding uncharacterized protein (COG:F,H; EggNog:ENOG503NUUN), producing the protein MNYLKRFDNFIKLKDDTEEDETAMRSNLDLKPTPPQDRTWKVYNYVLIWFQSTFNVNEWNTGASLMKETNLPHGQVIGAAIVGIFLTCIFTVSNARVGSSYHLGYNVLVRSTFGIYLGYFMVFVRFFIALIWFGVQSYYGSQMFNLVLRCIFGYKWTDLPNHLPASADITTGGILAFFLYWLIQMPLMWCHPKHIRYFFTFKAITLPFATLGLFIFCVVRGHGPGDWSTGVTVVSTSSRGNQWMAVFNTIFGTLSPMIINQPDIARYAKRKEDTVVPQAIGFIPPKICVIVFAMVGVVSLKRAYGEVYWNMWDLLHAILDNEWSAGSRTAVFFLSLLYAAGTAGTNIFANSIPFATDITGLLPRYFNIIRGQIVCGFLCWAIVPWKFLANATQFLTFLGSYSIFVAPLIGCLLSDYYIIRRGNIHVPSLYTKKSSGVYHYYKGVNIWGFFAWALSTVLGIPGLYSAYNPGTLNDVATEIYDSGWLYTFISGFVLYTVLGLIFKPRVFPDGHEDTPKTWEYMTSTDGFFEEDASINGVGYPGKIYIEGSEEDSAQDEKLKIITSIKSGGGLYMFAPTNKPGLIQGIIVKLLKLFLERTRPIPLPKVVESATKPKYLPLSLVVNKSENVIITKQLIPPPPKPLIPSKTKSMIGLLENPLTRLPTNKHIYPLKTKNIAEGSWDGNTRQCLASNFDKKTCGIGSASSTFREIEIRFSPDKWKAETIPLTGC; encoded by the exons ATGAACTACTTGAAGAGATTCGATAACTTtatcaaactcaaagatGACACTGAGGAAGACGAAACGGCAATGAGATCTAACTTGGATCTCaaaccaacaccaccacaagACAGAACCTGGAAGGTGTATAATTACGTACTTATTTGGTTTCAATCTACTTTCAATGTTAATGAATGGAATACTGGGGCCTCGCTAATGAAGGAAACTAATTTACCTCACGGACAGGTGATCGGTGCTGCTATTGTTGGGATTTTTCTCACATGTATCTTTACGGTATCTAACGCTAGAGTGGGTTCATCTTATCATCTTGGATACAATGTGTTGGTGAGATCAACTTTTGGTATCTATTTAGGATACTTTATGGTGTTTGTGAGATTTTTCATCGCTTTGATTTGGTTTGGGGTGCAAAGTTATTATGGGTCCCAGATGTTTAACCTTGTCTTGAGGTGTATTTTTGGTTACAAATGGACTGATTTACCAAACCACTTACCAGCAAGTGCTGATATTACTACTGGAGGAATTTTagctttcttcttgtatTGGTTGATTCAAATGCCATTGATGTGGTGCCACCCAAAACATATCCGGTATTTCTTCACTTTTAAAGCCATCACTTTaccttttgcaaccttgGGTCTTTTTATCTTTTGTGTGGTCAGAGGTCATGGTCCAGGTGACTGGTCTACAGGGGTTACTGTTGTGCTGACTTCCAGTAGGGGAAATCAATGGATGGCGGTTTTTAACACTATATTTGGTACTTTGTCTCCAATGATTATCAATCAGCCTGATATTGCTCGTTATGCCAAGAGAAAGGAAGATACCGTGGTCCCACAAGCCATTGGATTTATTCCACCTAAAATTTGTGTGATTGTATTTGCTATGGTTGGCGTGGTTTCTTTAAAGAGGGCTTACGGTGAAGTCTATTGGAACATGTGGGACTTGCTTCACGCTATTCTTGACAATGAATGGTCTGCTGGATCCAGAACAGCAGTCTTCTTCCTTTCCCTTCTCTATGCTGCCGGAACAGCTGGTACTAATATTTTTGCTAACTCGATtccttttgcaaccgaCATAACTGGTTTATTGCCAAGATACTTCAACATTATTAGAGGTCAAATTGTCTGTGGATTCTTATGTTGGGCCATTGTTCCATGGAAgttcttggccaatgccACTCAATTTCTTACCTTTTTGGGTTCTTACTCCATCTTTGTGGCTCCTTTGATTGGATGTCTTTTAAGTGACTATTACATCATTAGAAGAGGTAACATTCATGTTCCTTCTTTGTACACAAAGAAATCCTCCGGAGTTTATCACTATTATAAAGGTGTGAACATCTGGGGATTCTTCGCTTGGGCATTGTCTACAGTTCTTGGTATCCCAGGGTTATACTCTGCCTATAATCCAGGAACCTTGAATGATGTCGCAACAGAAATCTACGATAGTGGGTGGTTGTACACTTTCATTTCTGGTTTTGTACTTTACACTGTTTTGGGTCTCATATTCAAACCCAGGGTGTTCCCAGATGGACATGAAGATACTCCCAAAACTTGGGAATACATGACATCCACTGATGGATTTttcgaagaagatgcttcAATCAATGGTGTGGGTTATCCTGGAAAGATCTATATTGAAGGTAGTGAAGAAGACAGTGCTCAAGACGAGAAATTAAAGATCATTACAAGTATCAAgtctggtggtggtttATATAT GTTCGCTCCAACTAATAAACCAGGGCTT ATACAAGGGATA ATAGTCAAGTTGCTTAAGCTTTTCCTTGAACGAACCA GACCTATTCCATTACCCAAAGTAGTAGAAAGTGCCACAAAGCCAAAGTATTTACCTCTTTCTCTCGTGGTCAACAAGTCTGAAAATGttatcatcaccaagcAATTGATTCCTCCTCCTCCCAAACCACTTATTCCTCTGAAAACGAAAAGCATGATCGGGTTGTTGGAAAACCCACTTACAAGGTTACCAACCAATAAACATA TATACCCATTAAAGACCAAGAATATAGCGGAAGGCTCTTGGGACGGAAACACCCGCCAATGTCTCGCATCTAACTTTGATAAGAAGACTTGCGGAATAGGTTCCGCCAGCTCTACATTCCGCGAAATCGAGATAAGATTTTCTCCTGATAAGTGGAAAGCGGAAACCATTCCGTTGACCGGATGCTGA
- a CDS encoding 12-oxophytodienoate reductase (COG:C; EggNog:ENOG503NUI7) encodes MSLFTPIDIGDLKLSHRVILAPLTRYRAVGNIPNKMMAEYYEQRSSKGGLLITETTCISVRGGINRNMPRIDTEEAVEGWKNIVEAVHAKGGLIFCQLNHFGRTFKPQASEYNAPVVSSSSVPIDGEMYHIPKPMDETDMKQTIEDFVNAADNAINKAGFDGIELHGANGYLLDQFIEDNINTRTDEFGGSIENRCKFPLMVLDAVIEKVGSGKVGYRISPWDVFQQANDSNPIKNFSYLCEQLEKRNIAYVHAVEARSDANGGRENDGNKSASLDKSLLKSSVAKLKPCLPTTSLISAGGWNKDNASLEGIEVDALAFGRYFISNPDLPNKLKLGSPLTPYNRDTFYTPGTAKGYTDYSSLA; translated from the coding sequence ATGTCTTTATTCACGCCGATTGACATTGGGGATTTAAAGCTTTCTCATAGAGTGATTCTAGCTCCATTGACAAGGTACAGAGCTGTGGGAAACATTCCCAATAAGATGATGGCAGAATACTACGAACAGAGATCATCGAAAGGTGGGCTATTGATTACTGAGACTACTTGTATTTCAGTTAGAGGAGGAATTAATAGAAATATGCCCCGTATTGACACGGAAGAAGCGGTGGAAGGGTGGAAAAATATCGTGGAAGCTGTTCATGCCAAAGGTGGGCTTATATTCTGTCAATTAAAccattttggaagaacGTTTAAACCACAGGCTTCAGAGTATAATGCCCCAGTTGTATCAAGCTCCTCGGTTCCTATTGACGGTGAAATGTACCATATTCCTAAACCAATGGATGAAACAGACATGAAAcaaaccattgaagattttgtaAATGCCGCTGACAACGCTATCAATAAGGCTGGTTTTGATGGTATCGAACTACATGGAGCAAATGGGTATTTGTTGGATCAGTTCATAGAAGATAACATTAATACTCGGACCGATGAATTTGGCGGATCCATAGAAAATCGGTGCAAATTTCCGTTAATGGTGTTGGATGCGgtcattgaaaaagtcgGTTCAGGTAAGGTTGGGTATAGAATCAGCCCTTGGGACGTATTTCAGCAAGCTAATGATTCAAACCCAATAAAGAACTTTTCTTATTTATGTGAAcagttggagaagagaAACATTGCATATGTTCATGCTGTTGAAGCCAGATCCGATGCTAATGGAGGACGTGAAAATGATGGGAATAAACTGGCCAGTTTAGACAAATCATTACTCAAAAGTAGTGTTGCGAAGCTTAAACCGTGTCTTCCCACAACCCTGCTTATCTCTGCCGGTGGGTGGAATAAAGACAATGCTTCccttgaaggaattgaagtgGATGCTTTGGCATTTGGCAGATATTTCATCAGCAATCCTGATCTTCCTaataagttgaagttgggatCCCCATTGACACCTTATAACAGAGATACTTTCTATACTCCAGGAACAGCTAAAGGGTATACAGACTATTCAAGCCTTGCTTAG
- a CDS encoding uncharacterized protein (COG:E; EggNog:ENOG503NWSY) produces the protein MDTLDFVPEALPDFELPRDLLGFGEDSLDPEWPNGARIAVSFILNYEEGGEHNILHGDDRSEAYLWEKGGVATERINGRHLMSESEFEYGSRVGAWRVLRLMKEFGFPMTIYAVAQAFSKNRAFAKACVRDGHEVSNHGLRWISWEKCSDDEQVEMIKKAILLLEEASGEAPVGAYIGRGNIKTPALTARAHAELGKPFLWQSDCYNDDVPYWVDLPQEKDLPDSEKKGMLMIPYCYVTNDYKFVASDPGPGFPGAFVYEDYLKQEFDQLYREGGKVMNIPMHSRMVGKPGRINALRNFIKYISEKEGVWVCNRRDIASHFREKFPYVPGKLAVKKE, from the coding sequence ATGGACACGTTAGATTTTGTGCCTGAAGCTTTACCTGATTTTGAATTACCCAGAgatcttcttggtttcGGAGAGGATTCACTTGATCCTGAATGGCCCAATGGTGCCAGAATTGCTGTTTCCTTTATCTTGAACTACGAAGAAGGTGGAGAACACAATATTCTTCATGGAGACGACAGATCTGAGGCTTACCTTTGGGAAAAAGGTGGTGTTGCAACAGAAAGAATCAATGGTAGACACTTGATGAGTGAAAGCGAATTTGAGTATGGGTCCAGAGTTGGAGCCTGGAGAGTCTTGAGATTAATGAAAGAATTCGGATTCCCGATGACCATCTATGCTGTTGCACAAGCCTTCTCAAAAAACAGAGCTTTTGCAAAAGCCTGTGTCAGAGACGGACATGAGGTTTCCAACCACGGGTTGCGTTGGATCAGCTGGGAAAAGTGTTCCGATGATGAACAGGTTGAAATGATCAAGAAGGCTATTTTGTTATTGGAAGAGGCTTCTGGAGAAGCACCGGTTGGTGCGTATATTGGAAGAGGAAATATTAAGACACCTGCCTTGACTGCCAGAGCACATGCTGAGCTTGGAAAGCCATTTTTATGGCAATCTGACTGCtataatgatgatgttcCATATTGGGTTGATCTTCCCCAGGAGAAAGACTTACCTGACTCCGAAAAAAAGGGTATGTTAATGATTCCGTATTGTTACGTGACTAATGACTACAAGTTTGTTGCTTCCGACCCAGGCCCTGGTTTCCCTGGTGCTTTTGTGTACGAAGACTATTTGAAACAAGAGTTTGATCAGTTATACCGTGAAGGCGGAAAGGTAATGAACATTCCAATGCATTCAAGAATGGTTGGAAAGCCAGGTAGAATCAATGCCCTTAgaaacttcatcaagtatATCAGTGAGAAGGAAGGCGTTTGGGTTTGTAACAGAAGAGACATTGCTTCCCATTTCAGAGAAAAGTTCCCATATGTCCCAGGGAAGTTGGCTGTCAAGAAAGAATAG
- a CDS encoding amidase (EggNog:ENOG503NW6W; COG:J), with the protein MSVFTFDAKAGNPVTTDTIVSLANELGVKEHTQIELEQYKTLLAVFHDACEELDEMDDYLPEVDYERFPRKDPYFPQPEDNKLGAWGYKCEVKDLKYTGGGLLDGSNIAVKDCIAIAGVPMLLGTNFVKDYVPKTDAVVITRLMEAGATIQGKAVCENLCHSATSHSAGTGPVHNPLAIGYSTGGSSSGSAALVMDPEEDIDITIGADQGGSVRIPAGWCGAVGLKPTFGLIPFTGCAGNEATNDHLGVLTRDVLTNAKGLQAIAGSDGIDDRSFGAQTSDYYYDLLDLSDPKCLKGLKIAILKEGFENRAVEQRVKDTCLAAIKKFKELGATVEEVSIPLHSKGALIWTGVSKIGGYLTKMGNNIGRRGVSLNDLTQKFLEAAHTQENWDQAYPSSKNIYYNGMYAEKKFPGLYGKCTNLSRKLRDSYNKVLEEYDLIVLPNLPYIARSHAEIGPNATPLELIGKQVGLSSNTAPFDQSGHPALALPVGMLPILEGPLADSGTKLPVSLQIVGQWFDEKTVYRAAYAFEKSYNWKDL; encoded by the coding sequence atgtCAGTATTTACCTTCGATGCTAAGGCTGGAAACCCAGTTACTACTGATACCATTGTATCACTTGCGAACGAATTGGGAGTCAAGGAACACACCCAAATAGAATTGGAACAGTATAAGACTTTATTGGCGGTTTTCCACGATGCCTGTGAAGAGCTTGATGAGATGGATGACTACCTTCCTGAAGTTGACTACGAAAGATTCCCTAGAAAAGACCCCTACTTCCCTCAACCAGAGGATAACAAGTTAGGTGCCTGGGGTTACAAATGTGAAgtcaaggacttgaagtaCACGGGAGGTGGCTTGCTCGACGGTAGTAACATTGCTGTCAAAGACTGCATTGCCATTGCAGGCGTACCAATGCTTTTGGGAACAAACTTTGTCAAAGATTATGTTCCAAAAACAGATGCGGTCGTCATCACCAGGCTCATGGAAGCAGGTGCTACTATCCAGGGTAAAGCTGTGTGTGAAAACTTGTGTCATTCGGCCACTTCTCATTCAGCTGGAACAGGTCCTGTTCACAATCCTTTGGCTATTGGCTATTCCACTGGAGGAAGTTCTTCCGGAAGTGCTGCTTTGGTGATGGATCCGGAAGAAGACATTGATATCACCATTGGGGCGGATCAAGGTGGTTCAGTTAGAATTCCAGCAGGTTGGTGTGGAGCTGTTGGACTTAAGCCTACATTCGGTCTTATTCCTTTTACTGGGTGCGCTGGTAACGAGGCAACCAATGATCATTTGGGAGTTTTGACAAGAGATGTATTGACCAATGCCAAGGGTCTTCAGGCGATTGCTGGAAGCGATGGTATAGATGATAGAAGTTTTGGTGCTCAAACCTCTGATTACTATTATGATTTGCTTGATCTTTCCGACCCAAAATGCTTGAAAGGCTTGAAAATTGCCATTTTGAAAGAAGGGTTTGAAAACAGAGctgttgaacaaagagtCAAGGATACTTGCTTAGCTGCGATTaagaaattcaaagagTTGGGTGCAACTGTAGAAGAAGTCAGCATTCCTCTTCATTCCAAGGGTGCTTTAATCTGGACTGGTGTCTCAAAGATTGGTGGTTATTTGACGAAGATGGGTAATAACATTGGTAGAAGAGGAGTGTCATTGAACGACCTTACGCAGAAGTTTCTTGAGGCGGCCCATACCCAAGAAAACTGGGACCAAGCTTATCCATCATCTAAGAACATCTACTACAATGGCATGTATgctgaaaagaagtttccTGGATTATACGGGAAATGTACCAACTTATCAAGAAAGTTAAGAGATCTGTACAATAAGGTATTGGAGGAATATGACTTGATTGTTTTACCAAACTTGCCATACATTGCACGTTCTCATGCTGAGATTGGACCAAATGCAACCCCATTAGAGTTAATTGGGAAGCAAGTCGGTTTGAGTTCAAATACTGCTccttttgatcaaagtgGACACCCTGCATTAGCTCTTCCCGTTGGAATGTTACCTATCTTAGAGGGGCCTTTGGCAGATAGTGGTACCAAACTTCCAGTATCACTTCAAATTGTAGGTCAGTGGTTTGATGAAAAAACGGTTTATAGAGCTGCCTATGCTTTTGAAAAGAGCTACAATTGGAAAGACCTTTAG
- a CDS encoding uncharacterized protein (EggNog:ENOG503NUAW; COG:U), producing the protein MDEKVEVAVSVSSDNKKLKDEGIQVADTLANSHENTLSKQKLLVVFSAMSVSLFLSFVDQTAITVALPYIAEELDAENTISWAGTASLISTTMFMVLFGRFSDIFSRKYVLIGCLLVLAVFDLACGFAQTPYQLFIFRGFCGIGNGGVTSLTMVIVSDIVTLKERGKYQGILGSFVGLGNALGPILASAFISHLSWRKFYYMMFPIGILAAAIIFWLVPFTRPQMTLKEKLAKIDYLGFFFSSVAIIFILIPVSGGGTYYSWSSPLVISFLVIGGVSGMMFFFVEKKIAFLPMIPLNLFSTRMSLTCLLLQNFFFGMCYFGHVYYYPYFFQIVRRYSAIKASVHLLALVLPQSTTSVICGQVISRTGHYIYVVWYGYIAWTLGVCLLCLWGPDANQAKIIIPLILNGSGVGAIFQPTLVAAQAQSFKRDRATVISARNVLRSFGGAVGLAVASTIIANSFSKHLSLGGDLFTSSEIIGLKSQVYSSLSLDSYSKDQSEFLIEAYMSSLKNVFYFWMGSISLCLVSNVVVRDRGLEPLDEQSAEHKTL; encoded by the coding sequence ATGGATGAGAAGGTGGAAGTTGCTGTATCCGTCTCCAGCGACAATAAAAAGCTTAAGGATGAGGGTATACAGGTAGCTGACACCCTCGCCAATTCCCATGAAAATACCTTGTCTAAACAGAAGCTTCTTGTGGTGTTTTCTGCCATGTCCGTATCTTTATTCCTAAGTtttgttgaccaaacaGCTATAACAGTGGCTCTTCCATACATAGCGGAGGAACTTGATGCAGAGAATACAATATCGTGGGCCGGGACTGCCTCCTTGATCAGCACCACTATGTTCATGGTTCTTTTTGGTAGATTCAGTGACATTTTCTCCAGGAAATATGTCTTGATAGGATGTCTATTGGTACTTGCAGTATTTGATCTTGCTTGTGGATTTGCACAAACACCTTATCAATTGTTCATATTCAGGGGGTTTTGTGGCATTGGAAATGGAGGTGTCACTTCTTTGACTATGGTGATTGTTTCGGATATAGTcactttgaaagaaaggGGGAAGTACCAAGGTATATTGGGAAGTTTTGTAGGATTGGGAAACGCACTTGGTCCAATTTTGGCATCTGCCTTCATTAGTCATCTTTCTTGGAGAAAGTTCTACTACATGATGTTCCCTATAGGAATTTTAGCGGCTGCAATTATTTTCTGGCTAGTGCCATTCACCAGACCACAGATGACATTGAAGGAGAAGCTTGCAAAAATAGACTATCTTGGGTTTTTCTTCAGTTCAGTTGCTATCATATTCATTCTTATTCCAGTCAGTGGTGGGGGGACATACTACTCTTGGTCAAGTcctttggtgatttctttcttggtcATAGGTGGAGTATCTGGAATGATGTTTTTCTTTGTCGAGAAGAAAATCGCCTTTTTACCCATGATCCCATTGAACTTATTCTCCACTAGGATGTCTTTAACATGTTTGTTATTGCAGAACTTTTTCTTCGGAATGTGCTACTTTGGGCATGTATACTATTATCCGtatttctttcaaatagTGAGAAGGTACAGTGCAATAAAAGCAAGTGTACATCTATTGGCATTGGTGCTACCACAGTCGACAACTTCTGTTATTTGTGGGCAGGTAATATCTCGTACTGGTCATTATATTTATGTGGTTTGGTATGGATATATAGCATGGACCTTGGGTGTATGCCTATTGTGTCTTTGGGGACCAGATGCTAACCAGGCAAAAATTATTATACCCTTGATTCTTAACGGGTCTGGAGTAGGTGCTATCTTCCAGCCAACTTTAGTGGCTGCCCAAGCACAGTCATTCAAGAGAGATAGAGCTACTGTGATATCTGCCAGAAATGTTTTAAGATCATTTGGGGGTGCCGTTGGTTTGGCAGTTGCTTCGACTATCATAGCTAACAGTTTTTCTAAACATTTATCATTGGGGGGTGATCTTTTCACATCCTCCGAGATCATAGGGTTAAAGTCCCAGGTGTATTCATCTTTGTCTTTGGACAGTTACTCGAAAGATCAAAGTGAATTTTTGATAGAGGCATACatgtcttctttgaagaatgtATTTTACTTCTGGATGGGGtcaatttctctttgcTTGGTTTCCAATGTTGTTGTTAGGGATAGAGGATTAGAACCGTTGGACGAACAGTCAGCAGAACACAAAACACTATAA
- a CDS encoding uncharacterized protein (COG:F,H; EggNog:ENOG503NUUN): MKVFSKLRIKTVPKGPHAWYNRDLLPTPTDERTWGIYHFLFFYFTTSLTPSSYTLGSTLVSNGLLWWHGLICAVIGSFFLSIVLVFNSRAPSVYHLGFPTIVRAAAGMYGSYFFIFVRISVATIYFAVQTYFAGSLMDVLMRCIFGYKWVNIENKLSSDSGITSRGLLSFFLIWFFQLPLMFMHPRHQRHLYSVKMITTTTSLFAVFGYCVRKAGGTLGTPESLATDRVYGSDLVWGVISGINSIMGALCPILINTGDVVRYAKRPSDAAWIQSFAVLCSKVLITFLGCGTTSAAKVFLGETYWNPWDLYNGLLDHNWSAGMRTGIFFASLGMIIALVIVNVGTNCLPVGADATGMFPKYVNITRGQFLCWLVCPLLFPWKISSSGASFLAFLGSYSVMLCPIAATMIYDYFIIRRGNYHIPSFYNPDGTGVFWYNKLGVNWRAMAAWVIGCGFTISGVANSVTPGSIGIAAVRIYQLGFLLSFIVAFVAYGTLCFAFPVKNILPDDKDIKSIGFEELAQSDGFLPGESLDSIIEPTVEIIDSETIPESNSIGNEKGNFVTSSKEL; this comes from the coding sequence ATGAAAGTTTTCAGCAAATTAAGAATAAAGACCGTGCCTAAAGGTCCGCATGCCTGGTACAACAGAGATCTTTTACCAACTCCTACCGACGAAAGAACTTGGGGTATTTACcactttttgtttttctATTTTACTACCTCGTTGACGCCTTCTTCTTATACGTTGGGTTCCACGTTGGTCAGTAATGGTTTACTCTGGTGGCATGGATTGATATGTGCTGTCATTGGAAGTTTTTTTCTTTCCATCGTACTCGTGTTTAATTCTAGAGCCCCTTCAGTGTATCACTTGGGGTTCCCTACCATTGTCAGAGCGGCTGCTGGGATGTACGGCTCGTactttttcatctttgtCAGAATATCGGTGGCTACGATTTACTTTGCAGTGCAAACATATTTCGCGGGCCTGTTGATGGACGTGCTTATGAGATGCATTTTTGGGTATAAATGGGTGAACATCGAGAACAAGTTGTCTTCGGACTCAGGGATCACTTCTCGGGGGTTGCTTTCATTTTTCCTCATATGGTTTTTCCAGTTGCCACTTATGTTTATGCATCCAAGACACCAAAGACATCTTTATTCGGTTAAAATGATCACTACTACCACCTCGTTATTCGCTGTATTTGGCTACTGTGTCAGAAAGGCTGGTGGTACTCTTGGTACTCCAGAATCATTGGCAACGGACAGGGTATATGGTTCTGACTTGGTGTGGGGAGTCATTTCGGGTATTAATTCCATTATGGGAGCGTTATGTCCAATTTTGATCAATACTGGTGATGTGGTCAGATACGCCAAAAGACCCAGTGACGCTGCTTGGATCCAGTCCTTTGCTGTGTTGTGCTCTAAAGTCTTGATCACTTTCCTCGGGTGTGGTACTACTTCTGCTGccaaggtgtttttggGAGAAACCTATTGGAACCCATGGGATCTTTATAATGGCTTATTGGACCACAACTGGTCGGCTGGCATGAGAACTGGTATTTTCTTTGCGTCCCTTGGTATGATTATAGCTTTGGTAATCGTCAACGTCGGTACCAACTGTTTGCCTGTTGGTGCTGATGCCACGGGTATGTTCCCCAAATATGTGAATATCACCAGAGGTCAATTCTTGTGCTGGTTGGTGTGTCCACTCTTGTTCCCATGGAAGATACTGAGTAGTGGAGCGAGTTTTTTGGCGTTCTTGGGAAGTTATTCGGTGATGTTATGTCCTATTGCTGCTACTATGATCTACGACTACTTTATCATCAGAAGAGGAAACTACCATATTCCTTCTTTCTACAACCCTGACGGAACTGGGGTTTTCTGGTATAATAAGCTTGGTGTGAACTGGAGAGCAATGGCTGCGTGGGTTATTGGATGTGGTTTTACTATTTCTGGGGTGGCTAACTCAGTGACCCCAGGGTCCATTGGTATTGCTGCTGTCAGAATCTACCAACTTGGGTTCTTGTTGTCTTTTATCGTGGCTTTTGTAGCTTACGGTACTCTCTGTTTTGCTTTCCCCGTCAAGAACATCTTACCTGATGATAAGGACATCAAATCGATAGGTTTTGAAGAGTTGGCCCAAAGTGATGGATTTCTTCCAGGAGAGTCATTGGACAGTATTATAGAGCCAACCGTGGAGATCATTGATAGTGAGACTATCCCAGAATCCAATTCGATTGGAAATGAAAAAGGTAATTTTGTAACTTCCTCTAAAGAGCTTTAG